From Bacteroidota bacterium, a single genomic window includes:
- a CDS encoding DUF3037 domain-containing protein: MPEKHVFEYAVIRIVPRVERGEFLNAGVIVFCKRKKYLAMRYVVDEKRLQAFSPNIDAAEISSYLHAWDTICKGDRTAGEIAQKDPAERFRWLTAAKSTILQCSKVHPGLSAEPEGLLDDLFGKYVE, encoded by the coding sequence ATGCCAGAAAAGCACGTCTTTGAATACGCGGTCATCCGCATCGTGCCCAGAGTCGAGCGCGGCGAATTCCTGAATGCAGGCGTGATCGTCTTTTGCAAACGCAAAAAGTACCTCGCCATGCGGTATGTGGTCGATGAAAAGCGGCTCCAAGCATTTTCGCCCAATATTGACGCAGCGGAAATCAGCAGCTATCTGCATGCCTGGGACACCATCTGCAAAGGCGACCGCACCGCCGGCGAAATCGCCCAAAAAGACCCCGCAGAGCGCTTCCGTTGGCTCACCGCCGCCAAAAGCACCATCCTCCAATGCTCCAAAGTCCACCCCGGCCTCAGCGCAGAACCAGAAGGATTGCTGGATGATTTGTTTGGGAAGTATGTGGAATGA